The following proteins come from a genomic window of Candidatus Nealsonbacteria bacterium:
- a CDS encoding prepilin-type N-terminal cleavage/methylation domain-containing protein: MKKNINKNIKKNKNQGFTLVEILISVTILVMIFSIVSGLFFSALQSQRRSLSLQSLLKEVSYAMEYMSRQLRMTQKDDIGCTALDPLEYKNYATTVSSIKFRSYHEDPQCLEFFLETGSNRLKAKRTITAPSEDYLTSENIIVESFNIIVEGDEPSDETQPKVTISLKARAKGAKQESQPEIQIQTTVSQRNLDI; the protein is encoded by the coding sequence ATGAAAAAAAATATCAACAAAAATATCAAAAAAAATAAAAATCAAGGATTTACTTTGGTTGAAATTTTAATTTCAGTTACAATATTGGTCATGATTTTTAGCATAGTTTCAGGTTTGTTTTTTTCCGCTTTGCAGTCTCAGAGAAGGTCGTTGAGCCTTCAGAGTCTTTTAAAGGAAGTCAGTTATGCTATGGAATATATGAGCCGACAATTAAGAATGACCCAGAAAGACGATATTGGATGTACGGCCTTAGACCCGCTGGAATATAAGAATTACGCTACTACTGTCAGCAGTATAAAATTTAGAAGTTACCATGAGGACCCGCAATGCTTGGAATTTTTTTTGGAAACCGGTAGCAACAGATTGAAAGCAAAGAGAACTATAACAGCACCATCTGAGGATTATCTAACTTCCGAAAACATAATAGTGGAATCTTTTAATATTATAGTTGAAGGAGACGAGCCCTCAGATGAGACCCAGCCAAAAGTAACAATTTCTTTAAAAGCCAGGGCCAAAGGCGCAAAACAAGAATCTCAGCCCGAAATTCAAATTCAAACTACAGTTTCCCAAAGAAATCTTGATATTTAA
- a CDS encoding prepilin-type N-terminal cleavage/methylation domain-containing protein — translation MKNKGLTLIEVIISLFLLTMGVMGTFVILQKIIGYGSLISSRLTAAYLAQEGIELVRNARDTYWLDESIDWSPDFLEDINFCSSAGNGCKIDYNDSDFSNYNDWDYLKIDSGFYNYDSGVNTKFKRKITIDVGASSQDTLKVIVEVSWQDKGQSNKILVQENLYNWWGD, via the coding sequence ATGAAAAACAAGGGTTTAACTTTAATTGAAGTAATAATTTCCCTGTTTTTATTGACCATGGGCGTAATGGGAACTTTTGTTATTCTGCAAAAAATTATCGGTTACGGTTCTTTGATTTCTTCCAGATTAACCGCTGCTTATCTGGCCCAAGAAGGGATTGAGCTTGTGAGAAATGCTAGAGATACTTATTGGTTGGACGAAAGCATAGATTGGTCGCCCGATTTTCTAGAAGACATTAATTTTTGCAGCAGCGCTGGCAATGGTTGCAAGATAGATTATAACGACTCCGATTTTAGCAATTACAATGATTGGGATTATTTGAAAATAGACAGCGGTTTTTATAATTATGACTCCGGTGTTAACACCAAGTTTAAAAGAAAAATTACAATTGACGTAGGCGCTTCCAGTCAAGACACGTTAAAAGTTATAGTTGAGGTAAGCTGGCAAGACAAAGGTCAGTCCAATAAAATTTTAGTTCAGGAAAATTTATATAACTGGTGGGGAGATTAA